The stretch of DNA TGCAGGTGGTCCATCCCGATGACGGTCCGGTGGCCTGGGAGGTCATGTGCGGCCACGCCGAGGAGGTGCTGAAGCGCCTGGAGCTGCCCTATCGGGTGGTGGAGCTGTGTACCGGCGACCTGGGCTTCGCCGCGCGCCGCACCTACGATCTGGAGGTGTGGCTGCCCGCCCAGGAGGCCTACCGGGAGATCAGCTCCGTCTCCTGGTGCCACGATTTCCAAGCCCGCCGCATGGGTGCCCGATTCCGGCCGGAAGGGGAGAAGCGCCCCCGCCTGGTGCATACGTTGAACGGGTCGGGCGTCGCCGTGGGCCGAGCGCTGGTGGCCCTGCTGGAGAATGGCCAGCAGGCGGATGGCTCGGTGCGGGTTCCGGAGGCCCTGCGCCCCTATCTGGGCGGTCGGGCGAGCATCAGCGGCTAGGGGGCGGCCTAGTAGGAGATGACCAAGTCCGCCGCTCCGGCTTCCTCGATCATCCAGGCGGCCCCCACCGCGCCCGCGCACTCCGGGATCAGATCCGCCTCGTCGATGCCCTGGGCCACCAGCGAGCCCGAGCAGACATAGAGCTCTGCTCCGGCGGATGCGGCGTCCCGGATGAAATCAATGATGGGGCGGCCGCCCGGCAGGGCGGCGAAGCCGTCGGCCGTACCGGGCACGAAAAGGCGGACCGCGTCCATCTGCAGGGCCATGATGGTGCGGTATTCCAGCGCCGCCGCCACGCTGGCCATGTAGAACGGAGTGGCGCAGCGCTCCGGACTCTTGACGGGGCTCGCGCTCATGAACAGGAAAAGGGTTTCTTCCACGGCTCTTCTCCACCGGACGGCGGGCCGCCCGCGTTCCACATCCAGGGGGCATCCCGGTCCGGAAAACGGCGGAGTGCCCGTGCTTCCACTACGAGGCTAGTTCCGCAGGAACAGGATCATGAGCAGGATGAAGCCGATCACCGCCGCCATGATCTTGATGAAGGTCCACCAGTCCTCCCGGCTTCCCGAAGGGCTCTGTTCGGTCATGCGCTTGACCCCGGGACCGAGGAAGAGCACCACGGCCACAGCCAGGCCGATCAGGGCCAATTGCTGCCACATCCCCATAGACGATACGCCTCGCGTTGAATCGTGTAGCGCCCGGCGTCCACCGGGCAAGAAAAAAGGCCCCATCCAGGGGATGGGGCCCGAAGCGTGCGGCCTGGAGCCCGTTAGCGCTCCTGACCGGCGAAGGCGGCCAGCAGCTGCAGCA from Thiohalorhabdus sp. Cl-TMA encodes:
- a CDS encoding DsrE family protein; amino-acid sequence: MEETLFLFMSASPVKSPERCATPFYMASVAAALEYRTIMALQMDAVRLFVPGTADGFAALPGGRPIIDFIRDAASAGAELYVCSGSLVAQGIDEADLIPECAGAVGAAWMIEEAGAADLVISY